TTTTGTATATTAAGTGGGGTTTTAGGCTCTGTTTTAGGGGCTTTGATTAATTATTATATTTGCTTTTTTTGGGGTAAAAAATTCGTACTTAGATGGGGTAAATATTTTGGTATCAATGAGGCCAAATTTGCAAAATTTGAAGATTTCTTTAATAAACATGGAGAATTTTCCACCTTTACTTGTAGGCTTTTGCCAGGAATTCGTCAGTATATTTCCATGCCTGCGGGTTTGGTTAAAATGAAACTTGTTAATTTTGTGCTTTTTACTGCACTAGGTAGTGCTATTTGGGTAAGTATACTTGCATTTTTGGGTTATTATATAGGAGAAAATGAAGAGCTGATTAAAGCTTATCTGACTCAAATTCTCATTGCTATAGTTATTTTTATAATTTTGGCAAGTTTAATTTATATAAAAATAAAAAAGCCTTTTGCTAAAAAAGCTTAAATTTTATCGCTTACACTTTGTATAGCATTTTTAATTTGCAGTTTTGAATTTTCTAGCTTCGTTTTTTCTCTTTCATTAAAATCTAGTTCAAAGATTTTTTCTACTCCATTTTTTCCTATGATAGCAGGCAATGAAAATGCTAAATCATCAAAAACCACACTTACAGGATGCAAGCTTTTTCTATCTTCTAAAACAGCTTTAGCTAAATTTGCACAAGAAGTTCCTATGCCAAATTCGGTTCTTCCTTTGCGTTTGTAGATAAAATACCCCTCATCAACAACTGCTTTTTCGATATTTTCTATATCTAATTTTTTACCCATCTTATCGCAAAATGTTAGTAAATTTTGCCCTAAAACGCTAGCAGTAGAAAGGGCGGCAAATTGCGAATCCCCATGTTCTCCTATCATATAAGCGGTGATATCTTTGGGATTAAGATTTAAATCTTTGGCTAGAATTTTTTTAAGCCTAGAGCTATCAAGATTGGTTCCACTTCCAAAAACATGGTTTTTAGGTAAAGAGCTTAGAATTTGAGTGTAGTAAGTAATCGTATCGTTTGGATTTGTAGCAACGATATATTTACCCTTAAAATTTGCATGTTTTAAACTCAAAACAATATCCTTAAGCTCGGTAATATTGTTTTGAAGCTCAACCAAACGACTCGGTAATTCTTTTAAATTTTCTTTTCTGAAAGCTAGGATGATAATATCGCAATTTGCTAGTTTTTCTAAATTTGTAGCATGAATTATTCTTGTATAAGAAGAATGAATCGCAGACATATCTTCTAAATCTCTTGCGTGTGCTAAGGCTAAATCTTGTTTGATATCATATAAATAAAGTTCGGAGCAAATATTTTGCACAACAATATTATAAGCACTTGCTGCACCTACAAAACCTAAACCCACAATACCGATTTTTGACATTTTATTTCCTTTGCTTTGAAATTTTGTTATAATTATATAAATTTGATTTAAAGAAATTATAAATATGCAAAAGCCTGATATTCAAAGTTTAACAAATTTTCTAATCGACTATACGAAAACACTTTTAAGTGCGGGAACTTACACAGCTAGAGTTGCTAAATGTGTTGGCAGGATAGCTCAAGTTTATGGATATGAGATAAATATTAATTTCTTTTTTCATCATATTACTTTAAACATTGTAGATATTGAAGATAATTCCATACAAAGAACCTATGTAATACCCAATCATCATGCACATATCAATTTTAAGCTTATTTTTGAATTAAGTGCTTTAAGTTGGGCTATATATGATCATAAATACGAACTTGAAAAAGCAAAATTAGCTTTTAATACTATAAGCATTCAAAAAAAACATTCTTATATCTTAAATCTTTTATTTGTTTCTATAGCTAATTCAGGCTTTTGTAGGCTTTTTGGTGGGGATTTTGGTGCAGGAGTTTTGGTATTTTTTGCGACTTTTTTGGGACTGCTTTTAAGATTTGCCCTTACTAAGATAAAAATAGATTTAAGAATTCAATACATTCTTTGTTCTTTTGTTTCTTCTTGGTTTGTATTTTTGGGCTTGGATATGGGATATACAAATACTTCAGATGCAGCACTTGGTTCTAGTATTTTATATCTTATACCAGGGGTATTTTTTATCAATTCTATAATCGATATATTAAAAGATCATATTTTAATGGGTTTGAGTCGTATTATCAGTGTAGCTATTTTAATTTGTTGCATTGCTCTTGGAATTTATATGACTCTTAGTATTTCAAAATTTGGGATTTTGCAATGATTGAATTTATCTTAAAAGATATGTTTTTTGCTGCTATGGCTGGGTTTGGTTTTGCGTATGCTTGCAATCCTCCTTTAAAAACTCTTATTTTATCTGCACTTTTGGCAGCTATTGCTCATGGACTTCGTTTTACTTTGATAGAATATTTTCATTTTGAAACCTTAGCAATTGCAACCTTTATAGCTTCTTTTTGTGTGGGTTGCTTGGGTATTGCTTTGGCTAAGATTATTAAAACTCCTGCTGAAGTTATTGCTTTTCCTGCGCTTATTCCTATGATACCAGGTATTTATGCCTATAAGGCTATTTTATACCTTATCTCTTTCATACGCAGTGATGATTTAAAGGCTAAGTCTGAATTTTTGGTACAATTTTTTGATTATTTTTTTACGACACTTTCGGTAACTTTGGCTTTGGCTATAGGAGTGAGCGTTACTTTGCTTATATTTTTTGAGCAGAGTTTTATGATGACAAGGCATGCTAAAAAGCATTGATTTTTGTTTAATTTTTCTTATTATAATTTTGAAAATTTTATAAAAAAGGAAAAATATATGTTATGTCCTGTTTGTAATGTTGATTTAGTAATGAGCGATAGAAGTGGGGTTGAGATTGATTATTGTCCAAAATGTCGTGGCGTTTGGCTTGATCGCGGAGAACTCGATAAAATCATAGAACGCAGCACTCCTAACACAGCAAGTTTTAATCAAGCTCCAAGACAAGAACCTAGATATAACGATCATTCTTATAGCCAAAATCACGATCATTATTATAAAAAGAAAAAAAGAGAAAGCTGGCTAGGCGAACTTTTTGATTTTTAATTTATGAAAAATATAAATCTTTATATCCTTTTTAGTTTAATATCTTAAAATATCAAGCAAAAAGGATATAAAATGTATGAATTTTTACTACACGAACCCTTAGCAAATAAAAATTCCAAACACAATCACGAAGATCACTCCCATGAACATCATCACGCTGATGCAAGAAGTATGGATAAGAAAATATTAAAAATTTCTCTTTTGATGACCTTCTCAATGATGTTGGTTCAATTTGTATATTCTTTACTTTCTAATTCTCTTGCACTTTTAAGTGATACTTTACATATGTTTTCAGATGTTTTTGCCCTAACACTTAGCTTTTTAGCTATCATCGCTATAGAAAAATGGCAGGATCATCAAAAGACTTTTGGTTATTTTCGCTTAGAAATTTTGGTCGCATTTATCAATGCTTTAACCATCATTTTATCTGCGATTTTTATTATCTATGAAGCCATAGAAAAACTTATAAATCCAAGCAGTATTGATGCTAAAACTATGATAATTGTAGCTGTTTTAGGTTTTTTGGTAAATGCTATAAATGCTTTTATGATGTTTAGAGGTGCAAATTTAGAAAATGTCAATATGAAATCAGCCTTTTTACATATGATGAGCGATTTGTTGGGTTCTTTGGTGGTGATTATAGGTGGTATTGCTGTATATTTTAGCGGCATAGTTTATATAGATACGATTTTAGCTATTATTTTATCGCTCTTACTTTTAAGATGGTCTGTAACGCTTCTTAAGCAAAGTGTAAATGTTTTACTTGAAACTTCTCCTGTGGATATAGAAGAGGTAAAACAAGCTTTGCTTTTAAATTCTAAAGTAGAAGAGGTGATTGATTTACATATCACGCAAATTACCAATAAAATGTTAGTAGCTTCTATGCATTTACGAGTTAATATCGATGATTTAAAAGAATTTGAACAATTATCCTATGATTTATCGCATGATTTGTTGCACCGATTTGAAATAGGGCATATTACCATTCAACCTTTAAGGAGTAAAAATGAAATTTAAAGTTGCAAATATCAATTGTCAAAATTGCGCAAATTTGATTAAAAATTCTTTAGAAGATATTTTTGGAGAGATCAAGATAGATCTTGATGCAAATCCACGCACGCTAAGTTTAAATTTAGATAATTCAAGAGAAGAAGAGTTTAAAAAAGAACTCAGTGAGCTTGGTTTTGAAGTTTTAGAAAAGATTGAATAATGCAAGAATTTCGTGTAAAAATAGGTAAAATGACTTGCGTAAATTGCTCCAATGCCATAGAGCGCGCTTGCAAGAAAATACAAGGAGTGAG
The window above is part of the Campylobacter coli genome. Proteins encoded here:
- a CDS encoding DedA family protein, translating into MQEIIHFIIETASDWGYLGIVILMTLESCFIPFPSEIVMIPAGYLAHKGELDIVFCILSGVLGSVLGALINYYICFFWGKKFVLRWGKYFGINEAKFAKFEDFFNKHGEFSTFTCRLLPGIRQYISMPAGLVKMKLVNFVLFTALGSAIWVSILAFLGYYIGENEELIKAYLTQILIAIVIFIILASLIYIKIKKPFAKKA
- a CDS encoding NAD(P)-binding domain-containing protein, which produces MSKIGIVGLGFVGAASAYNIVVQNICSELYLYDIKQDLALAHARDLEDMSAIHSSYTRIIHATNLEKLANCDIIILAFRKENLKELPSRLVELQNNITELKDIVLSLKHANFKGKYIVATNPNDTITYYTQILSSLPKNHVFGSGTNLDSSRLKKILAKDLNLNPKDITAYMIGEHGDSQFAALSTASVLGQNLLTFCDKMGKKLDIENIEKAVVDEGYFIYKRKGRTEFGIGTSCANLAKAVLEDRKSLHPVSVVFDDLAFSLPAIIGKNGVEKIFELDFNEREKTKLENSKLQIKNAIQSVSDKI
- a CDS encoding threonine/serine exporter ThrE family protein, whose amino-acid sequence is MQKPDIQSLTNFLIDYTKTLLSAGTYTARVAKCVGRIAQVYGYEININFFFHHITLNIVDIEDNSIQRTYVIPNHHAHINFKLIFELSALSWAIYDHKYELEKAKLAFNTISIQKKHSYILNLLFVSIANSGFCRLFGGDFGAGVLVFFATFLGLLLRFALTKIKIDLRIQYILCSFVSSWFVFLGLDMGYTNTSDAALGSSILYLIPGVFFINSIIDILKDHILMGLSRIISVAILICCIALGIYMTLSISKFGILQ
- a CDS encoding threonine/serine exporter family protein, which produces MIEFILKDMFFAAMAGFGFAYACNPPLKTLILSALLAAIAHGLRFTLIEYFHFETLAIATFIASFCVGCLGIALAKIIKTPAEVIAFPALIPMIPGIYAYKAILYLISFIRSDDLKAKSEFLVQFFDYFFTTLSVTLALAIGVSVTLLIFFEQSFMMTRHAKKH
- a CDS encoding zf-TFIIB domain-containing protein, coding for MLCPVCNVDLVMSDRSGVEIDYCPKCRGVWLDRGELDKIIERSTPNTASFNQAPRQEPRYNDHSYSQNHDHYYKKKKRESWLGELFDF
- the czcD gene encoding CDF family cation-efflux transporter CzcD is translated as MYEFLLHEPLANKNSKHNHEDHSHEHHHADARSMDKKILKISLLMTFSMMLVQFVYSLLSNSLALLSDTLHMFSDVFALTLSFLAIIAIEKWQDHQKTFGYFRLEILVAFINALTIILSAIFIIYEAIEKLINPSSIDAKTMIIVAVLGFLVNAINAFMMFRGANLENVNMKSAFLHMMSDLLGSLVVIIGGIAVYFSGIVYIDTILAIILSLLLLRWSVTLLKQSVNVLLETSPVDIEEVKQALLLNSKVEEVIDLHITQITNKMLVASMHLRVNIDDLKEFEQLSYDLSHDLLHRFEIGHITIQPLRSKNEI
- a CDS encoding heavy-metal-associated domain-containing protein, encoding MKFKVANINCQNCANLIKNSLEDIFGEIKIDLDANPRTLSLNLDNSREEEFKKELSELGFEVLEKIE